The region GTTTGAAGGGAATTTCGAACAACTCAGCCGGGAGTTTGCGGGGTTATTTCCCTGATTTCGGGCCGAGGGTGAGAGTTCCCCACAAGCCGTTTTGAGAATCGAAAAAATTATCCTGAAGAACCTGATTATCTCCTTGCGTAAACTGAACCTCGACTCCGGAAGAAATCAGTTTTTGCATAATTCCGGTTAAATGATTATCGGAAGACTGCATGAGCACCTGGACATATCCGCCCTCTGACAGCCCTTTATAGAATTGCTGCAATACGTATAACTGCTTGGCAGGTGAAGAACTCCGATCAGGCATAGCCCCGACACAATACAGGAGATCATAAGAGGGAACTAAATCAGGAACAACATGATAACTATCCTGGTAAAAGTCGATGTGATGATCAGAAAATAATCTACGGCCGGTTGTATTCCATCCCGTACTCTGATCTGTAATAGTCCAAAGAGAAGCGTTTCGTACATCAATGCCATGCAATTCCGCATCAGGAAGGTAACGCCGGAGATCGGCAAGAGCCAATCCTGCCGCACAACCGGCATCTACGATTCGGGGAGAAACATTCCTTTGATCAAGGACCTGCAATAACGTATTCGGAGCTCCGTTATGATGAAGAATCCGCTCATACTCAAACCATCTGCGGCCCCAAAAACTTCCGGGGGTGGCAACCGTTACCGGATCAACACATATCCCGGGCTCTTTCCGCCAGTAATCCCGCTCTGCCTCAAGTTCAGCAATAATCTGAGATGTTTCTTCTGATGTAAAAATTTCACCTGACATCCTATTATTATACCATACTATAGGATATGTTTTAGGCAAATCCGTCCTGTTGCCAAATGTATTGGGCAGCACACCACTTTTGGAGATTTTTCTGATCCTCTCCTACATCATAGTTGTCAAAAACAGATTGCCGGATTTTAATAAAGGCCTCCGTTATAAGATCTGCATTTTCACTCAGGAAAAAAAACACGGCAGGATACCGCTCTGCCGCCTGCAGAAGTGACGGAATTTGATTCTGTAAAACATTGCTGGCTGCCCACTGAAGACCGTCTCTAAAATCAGGATTATCAATTTGCTGACTGAGATCGAATGCATTCAGACCGGTGCGAAGATACCCAATCTGTTCAATCACCCGGAACATCTGCCCCAATCTCGTATCACGGTTTTCTACGACCTCACAAATAACCCGTTCAACACGTTCCGGCAGCTCATCCCCTCCGTTTCCGAACATTTCATGAATGATACCCCGTATTGCTGATGATTCATCGTTCTCGACTTCAACCGTCTTGAGATCGAACATCACATCCCCCACAACTGCCTCTCCCCAATCATGAGAGACTGCTGCAAGAAGAAGATCTTCCTGATCAGGGCGTGAAAGGACGTCTTCACCGTACATATTCTGATACCGAATAAACTGTCGGGCCAGACCGTACGTTAGCCGCATATGCTCTAGGTTATTTACATCTGCACCGAGTGCATTCCGCCATTCTTCTTCAGAAATACTTGTCGGTCGATACCGTCCGTATCTGACACGGGGTGCCAATGTCTTTCCGTAGGAAGTTTCTGCAAATAGCCGATGAAGATCGGTAAATTGATATGTCTGATCACTTGTTGCAAATGTTATAGGTATCTCTGACATGAAGGTATTATAGCAGTTTTACGCTCAAATTAGCTATACCCATAAAAAAACCCTCTCATGAGGGTTTTTGTTGGTGGACACCGTCTCCGAGAGTTGGAACGATGTGTATGATTATGTGAATGAGTGGGGAAATAGGATACAAGCATTTACATAGGAGACTATCACCACAAGAAAGAAGAGCCTTCTATACTCACATTAAGATATATAAATCTATTTATCTTTAGGGTATATAATAGTGCCATATGAGAGTATTAGTTGTCATAGGAGCAGGAGCATCATATGATGCATGGCCAAAACATGTATACAATTATAATGGTCAGCGTTTACCTTTAGCAAACGAGTTGTTTGCTCCACTTGCAATTCAGAATCATTATTTACAGCAGTATAATTTAATGGGATTGGCAGCAAAATTAAGATTATTAGCAGATTCCAAAAAACACGATTTTGATATTGAAAAAGAATTAGCTGAAATTTTCGATACTGCAAAAGAAAGAAATGATCCAAACGACCTTCAAAATCTATTTAAAGCTCGATTCTATATACATTCATTAATTCTCGCTCTTACACAAGAAACATTAAAACGCACAAATGGACACACAAACTATGTCACTCTTTTATATAAGTTGAAAGACTGGATAAATGAATATCCTTCCGATCGTTTCGTCGATATTGTGGTTTTTAACTATGACTCACTTATTGAACATGCTATGACTAATGTTTATGGGTATGATTGGTTCCATAAAACAAGTGATCAGCCACTAACTGCATATTACAGAGGAAATAACCTTAGGATATATAAACCGCATGGTTCTATTAATTGGGGAAACGAAATCCATAAATCTGAAAAGCCCTATATTTATTGGAATCAAGAAGAGGTGTTTCAAAGCTTCATTGATATTAAACCACTCTCTTCAATTTGTGTTATTGACCCGGCTAACATTTCAAGACGTATCCAAAAAAGTTATATTCCGGCAATTGCAATTCCTTACAAAAATAAACAGCATTTTGATGAATGCCCTAATGAAATGAAAGAAGAAATGATAGAGGCAACATTAAAAGCAAATAAACTGATCACAATTGGATGGAAAGGAAGTGATGAGAATTATACCTCAATTCTTAAAAAGAACTCTCACTTGACTGACATCTACGTAGTAAGTCCTAACGCAAATACAAATCTCGATGAAATATTCCCAAGTATCATCAGACCAATTAAATCATCCTTTAGAGATTTTATAAATAAAACACAACAGCTGGAAGAAATACTTACATCTTGATAAAGATTGCAATATTTGAAACCTCATACGGTATCATAATTAAACTTCAATATCTTGCTCAGAAACACTAACTCTGTTATCGATGACTACTTTGAACTGATTTGTTGATAATATCTCATTACGTAAAGTGCCTTGTCCGCTTTCATCTATTATTGACAGTAAAAAAGAATATGGTTGCACCTCATTTTGCGAATCTGGATGAAAGCTTGAAAAGTATAATCTGTTAAGTATCTCAATAATTGGACTATGAAGCTGTTTTGTTTTTATAAAATGCACTACATTGAAATTTCTATGTTTATAGCTATGCCAATCCCCTTTATTTGGCGAGATATAATCTAATTTTTTTTCACAACTTCATTGTCTTTATTGAATTCTGGGATTATTGATCTTACATTTGAAGTTACTTGTGTAAGATTATATACACTGGGGTAGTTTTTATTAACAATAGGATTATATACACTGGTAAAGACAAATTTAAGCGGTTTACCTATTAAAGAAGTAGGTAAAGTAAAAGAAAATCTGTGAGCTTTATTAGTGTTTGTCAACAGATCTGAATACATAATACGGACTTCATCAGGTGATGAATAAAATAGGCTCTAGACTAGCACATTAACAATTTGTAATAGTTCATTGTAAAGGATCGATGGGGATTTGCTCCATCTCCATTCACACTCTTTCAAGTGTAATGGAAAGTTTTTCTTTACACCATTGAACTTAACGAGACGTCTTTTACAAAAGGACCAGAATGACTCTATGCCATTGATATGGACCCCTTTTGTATTTGAGAACTCATTTTTCTTGTGATTGATTCTCAAATGTTTGTCATACCCGACATCAACAAGTCCGTTGTATCCGCTCCACGAATCTGAATATACAGTACTGTTCAAGTCAATCTTTCCCTTCATAACAGCATGTAGCGTTCTTCTTTTACAGTTTGGAATGATACGAGTAAATACACGTCCTTGACGCTCATATATCCCAAATACTACCTGCTTAAATGACGTCCCACGACCTCTTTTACTTGACTTGCCTCTCATCCTTCGAGGTCCAAAGTATGATTCATCAATTTCTATCTCACCACCAACATATCGTTGCATCTGGTGCACTTGGTGATGATATATGAGTTGACGAATATTATTGTAATATTTGTTGACTGTATTGCGGTTGAGACCCAAAATACCAGAGGTCTGTGTAGCACTCAGATCGTGTGCAAAACACCATAGTATCTTTTTTCTCTTGTATTTTGATATCGGCCTATTGTTACAAACCATACCTCTAGTTTAGCACTACTCTGCTAGTCTAGAGCCTAAAATATTCTCTTATAGTCTGGTTGTCCAAAACCATAGGCTTGAGACACCTCTTTTTCTTTTATCTCCACTTGTTCCTTAAGACCTGTGGAGTGAATTAGCATAGCTTTAACTAAATTAGCTCTATTGCCTTTTAAAACGATATCATCTCCTATATTGGCGTTTTTAATCATATCTACAAGGTAGACGCTCTCTCTTGTGATTAATGGAGCACTTGCACTAGTTCCTCTATCTGTAGCTAGACCTTGCATATTGATGCCACCAACACCAACTTTGTTGTTTGAGGCAAGAATAGCATCACGGTCATTAATATCTTTACCAGGAATATTGAGAACATTTCCTCCATGCGCTACTAGCTCTGGTTTCCTCCATTCAAAGTGCACAGGCCCCTTTCGTGTAAAAGGGGAAGGATAACCCTGTTCTGTACATATGCAATCTTTACTTACTTTAAGAGCAATTGATCCAACAGTTATTATATTTAAACCATCCGCCGGAGCTTTTACTTTAGTATCGAAGCCCTTATTACTAAAAATATCTTCATAATCCTTGTTTATACCTCCAAAAAAGTCATGATTACCAGTACTATTTATAAATATAATATCGTACTTCCGACATAAAATATCTAAAAATTCTGTCAATTCAGATATATCTTCATCTTTCTGCCTACTATTAACAGAGAAATTAAACACTGAAATAACTTTCTTATACTTTCTAAATATTGATTCAATTTCTTTTTTAAATGATTCATAGTCTAGTTCCGGCTCTCCATTCTCATCAAAAAGAAATTGAAAATCCATAAAATAAGCACAAGGCTGCAGTTGGTTGGTCTTTTCGAATTTTTCAAATATATCGTCACCAAATAAAGCTCTACTTGTGACAAAAGTACCATGATCATAATTCGCCTTCTTTTTGCCAATATATTTTTCCGTATTACTTTTTTTATAGAAATTTAGCAGATCATGATTTACACCACTATCGAGGATTCCAATAATTTCATTTGTTTCTGGAGGTAACAAGCGAACATCATTTAGGTCACCCGAAGGAATACATCTAGATGCTTTAAAAGAAGGATAAATCAAAATCTTTTTTATGAAAGAACAATTTGAGAGTATTTCTTCAATTTCACTTATCGTTAAGTAAGCAATATAAGAAAGATTATGAAAAAGCATCTCAATATCCCTCTTAACAAGTTTGTTAGGAACGAACTGGGAAATTAATCCGAAATAATGCTCGTATTTAGATCGAGGAATATTTGAATATAATTCAACAATGCATTTAATTTCTCCATGGTAATTCTTATGCTTTAGCTCTTCAATATCTTTATCTACTCTATCAAGAGTTAGACTGCAATCAGCAATATCTGTTATCGCAAAAACTTCTCTATATATATTTTTTTCTTTTCGCTTAATATTTTCTCCAAACTTTGCTTTCGTAAATGTAGCTGTAGAAGCATAGTATTCCAAGATTTCAAGATCTTGTTTTTTCCCACTAGCCATTAATTTATTTATCTTGGGAGCTCCAACTAAATCAATATCTGCCTCTAACCAAACTCTACTTGGAGTAGCTGTTTTTGAACGAGATCTTTCGTCTAGATTTACTTCGATATAATAATTCTCTTCAAATGGGATTTTTTTTTCTAGTATTTTATTCACTGTCTCCTTTACGTGTGAAACTCTCTTAAAAAACAATTCTTCATCTGAAAATTTTTCCCACATACCCTTCCAGAAATCAGCACCTTTTGGTTTGTAGTTTACCCTTTCTGCCCTTTTCGCCGGCACTAGTATATTAATATTCATAGTTATTACAAATTATCTCTTAATGTAGTATAAGGAATATCCGATATTGATGATATCTCAGATAAAGTCATACCATGTTGCCTAAGTATTTTGCATAGTGAATAGTACTTTTTTTTAGGTATTTTATTTTGGCTGTTCGCATAGTTCGACATTAATAATATGACTTGAATAGCATCAACAGATCTAATTGTTGACTTGCCAGAAAGAACAACTCTCTTTTTAATGTCGA is a window of Candidatus Roizmanbacteria bacterium DNA encoding:
- a CDS encoding SIR2 family protein, which produces MRVLVVIGAGASYDAWPKHVYNYNGQRLPLANELFAPLAIQNHYLQQYNLMGLAAKLRLLADSKKHDFDIEKELAEIFDTAKERNDPNDLQNLFKARFYIHSLILALTQETLKRTNGHTNYVTLLYKLKDWINEYPSDRFVDIVVFNYDSLIEHAMTNVYGYDWFHKTSDQPLTAYYRGNNLRIYKPHGSINWGNEIHKSEKPYIYWNQEEVFQSFIDIKPLSSICVIDPANISRRIQKSYIPAIAIPYKNKQHFDECPNEMKEEMIEATLKANKLITIGWKGSDENYTSILKKNSHLTDIYVVSPNANTNLDEIFPSIIRPIKSSFRDFINKTQQLEEILTS
- a CDS encoding IS1595 family transposase, which codes for MVCNNRPISKYKRKKILWCFAHDLSATQTSGILGLNRNTVNKYYNNIRQLIYHHQVHQMQRYVGGEIEIDESYFGPRRMRGKSSKRGRGTSFKQVVFGIYERQGRVFTRIIPNCKRRTLHAVMKGKIDLNSTVYSDSWSGYNGLVDVGYDKHLRINHKKNEFSNTKGVHINGIESFWSFCKRRLVKFNGVKKNFPLHLKECEWRWSKSPSILYNELLQIVNVLV
- a CDS encoding S8 family peptidase yields the protein MNINILVPAKRAERVNYKPKGADFWKGMWEKFSDEELFFKRVSHVKETVNKILEKKIPFEENYYIEVNLDERSRSKTATPSRVWLEADIDLVGAPKINKLMASGKKQDLEILEYYASTATFTKAKFGENIKRKEKNIYREVFAITDIADCSLTLDRVDKDIEELKHKNYHGEIKCIVELYSNIPRSKYEHYFGLISQFVPNKLVKRDIEMLFHNLSYIAYLTISEIEEILSNCSFIKKILIYPSFKASRCIPSGDLNDVRLLPPETNEIIGILDSGVNHDLLNFYKKSNTEKYIGKKKANYDHGTFVTSRALFGDDIFEKFEKTNQLQPCAYFMDFQFLFDENGEPELDYESFKKEIESIFRKYKKVISVFNFSVNSRQKDEDISELTEFLDILCRKYDIIFINSTGNHDFFGGINKDYEDIFSNKGFDTKVKAPADGLNIITVGSIALKVSKDCICTEQGYPSPFTRKGPVHFEWRKPELVAHGGNVLNIPGKDINDRDAILASNNKVGVGGINMQGLATDRGTSASAPLITRESVYLVDMIKNANIGDDIVLKGNRANLVKAMLIHSTGLKEQVEIKEKEVSQAYGFGQPDYKRIF